gcaactctagcagactccgCATCCgtccccgacccgcaaaataaccgtcaaaatgcgGGTAGGGGTGGCAAAACCTGCCCGGTCAGACCCCACATCCCGCCCCGGCCCACAAAAATttttgaggggcgcggcaaaatcccgaccccaacccgagaaaacgcgggtttccccctcgcggctgcggtgccTTGCATCATACAGAAGCAGTTGGCAGGAGGGACATTTCAGCCGGCGCGCCTTTCTTCCCTCCTTCCGCCGACGACCGCCCTTGCTTCCGCCTGTCTGCTGCCAGCGATTTCGGCCATATCTGCGGGCGGAATCGCGCCGCAGGGCCGCCCCACACCCTCCCGCGCCGAGCCGCTACACCGACCCTCCCGGATCCGGTGAGAAGAGCCGCCcctcgtcgctgccgccgccggggatcgaccaccgtcgagcccgccccctcgtcgccgcccgggaTCACTCGCCACCGGTTAGTCTGTTTTTTGCGATTTTTGCGAGTTGTATAGTTGATTGACGCGCAGGTACACATATAGATGGAGTTGAGCCCGCGCGAGAAGTTCTTGCTCTCCGATTCGTccgattcggacgactcggatgttgagaccATGCTTGCGAACTTCCGGCAGCAGACATTAGTCATGGCACTTGTCGTGAAGGAGCACGAAGACGAGAACCGGAAGAGGAGGCGAGGATCGACCGTCGGGCGTCTTTGCATTCCTCGGAATCGtcatcttgggaacgagatgttgatgcaagactacttcgcgAAGAATCCTACATATCCACCACACCTCTACTaaagaaggtaccgaatgcgccaaTCCCACTTTGTGAAAATTGttcaagcttgcgaggcaaattgctggtatttcactcaaagaagaaatgttgcgggcttaaagggatttagttCAGATCAAAAAATCTCACTAGCTATCAGGTGATTGCATATGGCGTCCCGACTGACTATGCTgatgagtaccttcgcattggtgaagatactacaattgagtctgtgcgtagatttgcaaaagtgatcatccgtgtctttggtcctgGGTATCTTTGGGCACCCAAtgaagatgacacaaagaaattgatggcatctaatgagatgagaggttggcctggcatgctaggtagcattgattgtagggacatttacatctatgtccctaatttgcgcccactcttagatttacccctaattttaaagcctgctcaaatttgcccctccgccgttaggtgcacTTACAGAAATGCTCTTCTATGTCGTTACCGTCTGGTCAAAGcaggtcaaagggctttgaccgtcctgaaaaaaatagcaaaaaaatctaaaaaatctaaaaatttgtgggatcaaagatacCCAGGCTCGCAAGGTGCATGCAAAATTTCGTGttgtttggacattccaggagctcgtgtcAAAGGGAAAATAATAAATATGTAAgcttgtgaacagtaaattcaaaaaaataccaaggaaattcaaaaaaaatatgaaattggttggcatcaaagaggctcggGTCTGCAAGATGCGTGTAAACTTTTGTTGTGTTTGGACGTTGGAGGGGCTTGTGGAgaacaaaaacaaaatttggctcgggAAAAAACTTGGGAGaaatgactattttgttttttcctgctatagctcctcgcatgtcatttgatcaccaaaactttcaagcaccttgtgcacccaagcctctttgatgccaaaaaatttcatattttttttgaattttcttgctattttatttcaaatttactgttcacaAGCATGCACATTAACTGTTTTTCGTCGCCACGAactcctggaatgtccaaatagcacAAAAATTTGCACACACCTTGCGCACATGAGTATCTTCGATCTCAATTTTTTATAGATTTTTTAGAATTTGTTTGCTGTTTTTTCCAGGACGGTCAAAACTGTTTGACCAGACGGTAACGACGCAGAAGGACATTTctgtaagggcacctaacggcggaggggcaaatttgaacATGCTTTTGAATTAGGGGTATATccgattaggtggttcgagttaggaaCAGAAATGGAAATGGCccttgattgtatgcattggacttggaaaaaTTGCCCCAAGGCATGGCAAGGAATGCATTGTGgtaagtctcgtgatgcaacaattgtgctagaggccgtagcatccgaggatttatggatttggcattgattttttggtatgccgagcactctcaatgatatcaatatgTTGCAACGGTtccatttgtttgctaggcttgctagtggtgatgctcctgcttgcaactacactatcaatgggcatgaatactcAAAGGGATACTATCTTGCATAtatggtatataccctccttggtgcacatttttcaagagcatcaaagaacccaaaactaaaaaacaatgtgaatttgcaagggtgcaagaggcagcctGAAAAGACATTGAAAGATCATTCagtgttttgcaatctaggtttgccattgtccgGGGTCCTGCTCGTTTTGGGATAAGAAAACCATGAAAAATATCATGACATGCCGTGTTATCCtgcacaatatgattcttgaagatgagagatgaatgaacttggaattcttctacgacaatgtgggtagccgtgtcaaaccagctagagaccctaaccccattagagcttttcttcagacatacaaggagattgaaaatgcaaacacacactttcaactttaggaggatctcattgagcaccattggcaaagggctggatagtgactaatttttgtatttatttgtatttgtattcatgacaagttttgtattgcattatttaagtttgctATGGTGATTTGAATAATTACTTGTAATGTGGATGATTATTGTATTATGTTTGATTTGAATAATTTAGTTTTGCTTACGTTTGTTGTAATATGTTGGATTTGATATTTGCGGGCCGATGAGATGCGGGATGCAGCGGCGCAAAGAGCAGACCCCGCAAAGTCGACCCATAAAAAAAATATTCCGCGAATATACTTTTATGCGGTTCTGTTTGAGGGGTCTGCATCTGTGGCcgtccgcgccggcccgcaaaggccattttgcacgaactgcaaacacgttttgcgggccggcgggatgctgggtctactagagttgctctaagtTTGTTGCGAGATCTTttgggtttcagctctagcctacgCCAACTTATTTGAGACTAAAGTCTTTGTTGTTATTTTTGAAAGTTTATACTACGTATAAAAAATGTTCGTCGTTTAGAtaaaaatattcatcatgtattttagaaaaatgttcatctttaaTTAAAAAATGATAATCATGTATTCATAAACATTCATGGCGTAACTTAAAAAAAcatgtatttgaatttttttgtgtATTAAAGGTTATTCATTGTTTATTCAAAAGCCGTTCGTTAATAAAAAATGTTCAAGTAATATTATGAAAATTTTACACGTCTTATATATCTTAAGAGAGTGGTGTTCCCTACTTCTAATTACATCCACATCATCAAAATAGTTGTTGCCGCTAGATTTACTAGCTTGATCCACCAGAATGCATCCGATCTACGCACAAGAATCATCTACCAGCgcattttattggattttatatggCATTGCATTTAACTGTGACATGCACAACTTTATCCGAGAAGTTGTTCttaaaaatattcatcatgtattttagaaaaatgttcatattaAATTAAAAAAATAATTGATCATCATGTATTCATAAACATTCAttgagtaatttgaaaaaaatgtatatttgaaaaaaaatgtgtaCTAAAGTTTATTCACGGTTTATTCAAAACCCGTACGTTAATAGAAAAATGTTCAAGTAATATTATGAAAATTTTACACATCTTATATATCAGAATGCATCCAATCTACTTCTAATTTAAGCGTCTTATGTGGTGCTCACTACTTCTAATTACATTCATTAGATCTACTAGCTTGATCCACCATTGCATTTTATTGGATTTTACGCACGAGAATCATCTACCGGTgcattttattggattttataacGCGTGCATTTAATCGTGACATGCACAACTTTATCAGAGAAGCCGGAGGGAGCAtcctctaagagcatctctagcagaccctgcatCCGGCCGGCCCGCAAAACACGTTTGCAGTTCGTGGAAAAACggctttgcgggccggcgcggacgGCCGCAGATGCAGACCCCGCATAACGGACCCGTAAAAAAAGATATTCATGGAATATGCTCTTTTACGAGTCAGCTTTGCGGGGTTTGATCTGCCGCAGCTCCTCCAGGCCCGGAAAACCTAAATTTGCACCTTAATTTGATTCAACATAATGCATTTCTTTAATTTTTCAACAACATTGGACACATaagacatcaccaaatctttgctagaataggcagaccaaagaaaacaagaaccacaagtatgcattttagaagatttccaacttccataactgctcccactagttggactaatattttctccatgcattcattgttgatctttCGATTCTTGATTTCcattcttctttcttcatctttAGGTGGACGTTGCTTTtcctctagttgcacatgcagccacatcattgccttcgattctactaaggagtgcacgaacgtctattaagtttctttctatcaataaatcaatgtattcgccttcccaaaacaaaaatgagcatccatcttcctacacaAATGATGATGTTCGACTTGAGATACCGCAATTGAACCAAAGAATGAGCTATCAAAATGAGCCGAATGAAAACAACACGTACCCcatcgttttcgcatttgaagaacacccatccggggtgcttcggcgtgcccgaagttagcagcagcagtctgcgtgcagtcgtcgcactgtatgagcggcatcggcgagcCACAGAGCCGCTGCATGAGCGCCGAGCCCGGTGGAGGGCCGGACAAATCCATGCCCGCAAACCGTCGACGACGGCGGGAGGACGAACTACCTTCATGTGGCGATGCGACCTTGTCGGGGCTGCGGGAGATGCTCCCCAACCATTCCATCGCTTGGCGCAGTCACTGGTGGCCGAAAAAGCCAAATCCGGCGGCCTGCGATGAAGGGCCGCAGGTCCGCAACTTTTCGGCCCACCGACATAGGAGGGGGGGAGGGCAATCTTGTGCGTGTGGCGGCCTTTCGGCGTGCTCCCGCCGGCTGCTTTCGtcggaatcttgggcggcggcccgacggcggggcgagggggagagggaaggtggTTGGTGTGGAAAAGTGCAGGCTGAAATGTCCTTTCCACCAaccgcttccgcttatatgcagggcacGCAGGGGCGACGGGGAAACCCGCATATTCGCGGGTTGGGGCCCAGATTTTGATAGGTCCATGACTATACCAAATACCAGTGTAGTTGTCGATCCTATTGTTGTCGAGGTTGTGCCAAAATATGCAGCTTATACACCAACGTATTTGTCCATTACTTACAATGATGCAGAAGATTTACTACCAAGTACTACATACCATGTTACTGTTTTGCAATGTTTAGGCGTGAGAAAGACCATGAACCATGCACTAGGTATGCAAAACATGTCTAACAATGCATGCATTCGTACTGATGACCAAGCAGTCGTTGATGTGTGAGCAGATATAAAACAAGTTCAGTTGCCACCAATTTTCGGTTGGAGTCCAGATGGTGTTCACTTTGAATATTTATCTATATTGTCATGGACACCGGAACAGGACCAGTTCGTGTATGGGAAGGAGTCCAATAAAGCTACAGGTCAAGCTCACCTATCCAATCTTGCATGCTACGTAAGGATTAAAACTACTAGGAGTAGatcctttctgtttttatttctgcCACGCAAGGAAAAGATCAACAAAAGGACTACATGTATTTGGGAGTTTTTAAGCCTAAGAGATGTTAGGTGGGGCCCTCCTGATTGCACAAGTCGGGAGCGCTTGTACCAAAATTACTAGGCCAAATATCTTTAATGAGAGTCCAGATTTGTTTAGGAGTTACTTTATTTTTTTTTCTGCGTGTACGAGGTCAAGGTTTGGTCGGCTACTATATAAAGCCATGATACGAGGCATTGTACGGCAGGTTATTGTTTTATGAAATAGACACaatgtgtttttcagggtagacacccgtatcaagttttggagggatctttagaaaacctctgtgttgcgatttctttgTAGAAATTGTTTTTGCGCGTGAGTATCATCGTCGAGATTgattttctcgtgctgggccgtaaggttcaaaccctctatttcGTGCATATCGCGTGCGCGAgcgagaggttgctactgctggtggtggagtgttgtgaaaggtcgggccgcaacaacggaTCGGACCTCACATTGAGTTTCGGTCTacatcaggtggtattcagagcaacAGGTTGTTCACGACACTATGGAGAAGATGGCAAGGGCATCGTCATTCAGTAAGTTAAGCTATGgatttcagttggaggaggaaggcCGCTGGGCCGGGCTTTTTCACACTCGGGTGGTGGTGAGAGAGAGATCATGTGCCATGACGATCGATCACATGAATTTGATCAACGCTGCAAGCATCGAGATGGTGAAGAAGCTGAAGCTATCAATGACACCACATCCACAACCATACTGTTTTCATTGGGGTCATGAAGAGCTCACTGTCACACACCAAACCAAGGTACCGTTTTTGTTAGGAATTTTTTTTTCCGATGTTTTGTGCGACGTGATTCCGGTCTCCTTGGTGTCATGTCATCTGTTGTTGGGAGAGCCGTGGTACAAGGAGCACCATGCTACATATGACCATGTTGCAAATATGTATCACGTCAAGCGGGATAAGAAGTTTGACCTTGTGTCCATGGACGAGGATCGTTTTATTTCTTGGAGGAAAGATCATCTTGAGAAGATAAAAgagcaaaaagaagaagaaaagaagaaggttGAAGCTACTGGAATTTGTACGGCCGTCGTTCAGTCCGTAGATAAAAGTATTGCTGAAAAGACTGATTTGAAACCGAGTACGGTTTCGTttcaaggaggagaggatgatagGTCCATGACTATACCAAATACCAGTGTAGTTGTCGATCCTATTGTTGTCGAGGTTGTGCCAAAATATGCAGCTTATACACCAACGTATTTGTCCATTACTTACAATGATGCAGAAGATTTACTACCAAGTACTACAGACCATGTTACTGTTTTGCAATGTTTAGGCGTGAGAAAGACCATGAACCATGCACTAGGTATGCAAAACATGTCTAACAATGCATGCATTCGTACTGATGACCAAGCAGTCGTTGATATGCGAGCAGATATAAAACAAGTTCAGCTGCCACCAATTTTCGGTTGGAGTCCAGATGGTGTTCACTTTGAATATTTATATATCTATATTGTCATGGACACCGGAACAGGACCAGTTCGTGTATGGGAAGGAGTCCAATAAAGCTACAGGTCAAGCTCACCTATCCAATCTTGCATGCTACGTAAGGATTAGAACTACTAGGAGTAGATCCTTTCTATTTTTATTTCTGCCACGCAAGGAAAAGATCAACAAAAGGACTACATGTATTTGGGAGTTTTTAAGCCTAAGAGATGTCGGGTGGGGCCCTCCTGATTGCACAAGTCGGGAGCACTTGTACCAAAATTACTAGGCCAAGTATCTTTAATGAGAGTCCAGATTTGTTTAGGAGTTACTTTATTTTTCTTTTGTGCGTGTACGAGGTCAAGGTTTGGTCGGCTACTATATAAAGCCATGATACGAGGCATTGTACGGCAGATTATTGTTttatgaaatagacacgatgtgtttttcagggtagacacccgtatcaagttttggagggatctttagaaaatctctgtgttgcgatttctttgTAGAAATTGTTTTTGCGCATGAGTATCATCGTCGAGATTgattttctcgtgctgggccgtaaggttcaaaccctctatttcGTGCATATCGCGTGCGCGAgcgagaggttgctactgctggtggtggagtgttgtaaaaGGTCAGGCCGCAACAACGGATTGGACCTCACATTGAGTTTCGGTCTACATCAGATTTTGTCGTGCCCTTCAATTTATTTTGCGGGGCGGCCGCGTTTGCGGGGTCTGTTCGGGCGGGATCTTCTGCGCGGACCcgtattttggcggttattttgcgggttagagctttttgcggggtctgctagagttgctctaagttgGGGTTGCCTCCTCCGATCAAACACAAACAGCAAAAAATAGAACCAACCCAACTTGAATACGCCCTTCCTCTTTGCAGCATTCTTTTCTCTATGTACATACAGATCCCATCTCCACCATCCCTACCATTGCAGGAtaattcttctttctttctttcaaaaCACATGTTCGAAAATGACCTTCGAAACATGTCTATCGAATACATGGCGAGGGCAGTTAGCCGCGTAGTAACAGCTCCTCACGACGCTCAACAAGGTCCGCTTCGTCTCGCTGCTCGCCCCATCGTCATGCGTCTGGAGAAAGTTCTGGGTGAGTTCCTGCATGCCAGCCTCGATTTTCTCATCCATGTGGCTCATCGCCGCCTCGTTAGTTTCGGTGTCCTGTAAATAAATTGCATAGTTAGTTCAATAGATGCACCATATGTGCCATGTTTCTAATGAATGCCACGATGGATTGTAGCGCTGACTTAATAGAAGTTATTATAAGTTAAATTACAAGCCAAAACTAGCATGAGATCCATTGAGTAACCAAGAAAGAGTGAGAACAATTCAATGATTTGTCATTGTGTTCATTTCTTGAAATCAGGAAAACACCATCAACCATGTATCACATAGTTCAATAGAAAATATGGCAAGAAAACTATTTCAGCGTAAAAGGGCTACCTGAGAAAGTAACATCTTGTGGTGAAGGTTGTCACAAATAGAGGACGCAAGTTGAATAAAGCAAGCACCATCCTTGCTGTTTATCATCGATGATGCTTCACCGATTCGTCCACCACAAATCTCAATAATTTTGACTAGAAGCAAAAATGTTTGTTTATCGTGAACCATGCACGACCCTGCTTGAATAACACTTGAATCGTATGTGTCATCCTCTCTATTTATCAGTTGCATCATCCATTCAATCCACTAGAGGTTCAAATAAATATATTAGAATTTTACCAAAGAGAACATTCTAGTAATTAGTAACTAAAAAAAAACAGGTGCAATTGCTTGTCCAACTTACAGCGCAGCGTAACAAATTGTTGATGTACATTGGTCCTTCACCAACAGGTAGTGTCTCTTGTGCCAATAAATCAATAAACTGCTGAAGTACCCCCACAAGAATGTCCTCTTTTGCATCTCCTTTACGCCTAGATGGGCAAATTGTGTCATGTAAACCATATTAAAAAAAATGAGAAGACATTATAATGAAAGCCGATGTTTTTCTAATGGCACAGTGATGGATTAAATAGTACTAGTGTTTAAAGATATTACATCATCCCTTGTTAAGCAAAAAATATTACGTGACATCACGCAAAGTAAAATAAAGCTATATATGCAAGTTTGAAGGTCTTAATTTCTAAGAGAGTGGGTTTTATGTTTGCATCATAATTGACCACTGGTGGAAATCATCTACCAAATTACTAGTATTAGTTTGCTATTTTTCATATCAAAAGAACAATTAGTCAAAGGGATCCAATTAAGCATGTAAATATTTATCATTTGGCGTGATAGTTTAGATTGAGCAGCAATGCTCAGTTAATGTGCTCACCATGATATAGTACTATTTCCTTCATGGAGACCGCCGTGCATAAACCGTTCCATCATTTCATTACCCGATAAATCGCTATGAAGATATTTAGTAATAATGTTGGCCAGCACTGAGACCTTGGCCCATGCAAGTCGCTCTGTGGCACGGCTTGGTTCGAAAATGCAAGCGGCAGCTAGAAAATAAGCTCTCAGAACATCTCTTAAAGCCACCCCAAAAGTCTCGAGGCCATTCTCAATAAACCACCTAAATACATAGAAAGACATATTATATGCAAGGAAAATGAGACATAATTAACAAAATATTATGTGAGATTAATGCGTACTTTTGTAGGCCATGCCACTCAAGCTGATGTTGGACTTGGCAGCGATTGAAATCACGCTTTGCCAATTCAAGATAGGTGTTGTTGTTCACAAGTGGCATCCTGCCAAAGCCATTCAGCATATCAACTCTGGGATCTTTCCTCAAGAAGTATGGAATGAACCAATTGTCAGAATTTGACGATTTTTTACCTGTAGAGTGTCTTTCCAATCCAGACATCATTCTCACCACCATATTGATCTAGGTAGGCCCTTGCTTCTACACGCGGTAAGCTTGCATACCATGGGAAGTCCAGTGTATATTTTACCTATAATCATAAATAAAGGTATTTATATTCTTGTTCGTATCCAGATAAGGTTATTTTGTTTCACAAAAATAAGATAATAACTTTTTTAAAATATGATAACAAGAGAGTGTTTAAAATAgtcatgttatatatgaaaatatCAATTATAATTCTTTAGGGGCTTTGAAAAAAATTAACTAGCAAGTGTCATGAGCAATCAAGCCAAAGATTGTGAGAGTTATGTTTACTTCCTAATCCATCTAAACCGATTGATTGGCAGGATGGACATGTTTAATTACCTCGCCTGGTAGATCCTTAGCAATGATCCATTTGTCCCGAATAGTGCCCTGGGCTTCCCTTTCTCTAAGGAACTCATACGAGAATCTCCCTGCACGCTGCAACACATCCTCTCCAGGGAATCTTAGCTGAGAGGCCCTGTTCAGGTTGTACATCCCAGTGACTGCTTGCGTTGATTGCCCCGCGAAACAGAAGAACTCCCCGTCCTTCTCAAACTTCTCAAATACACCTGCGAATGAATCAGCATCAGTTTTGTGTGTGACGCGACAAAATTATCATTAGACTCTACAGAGTATGTACAGCATGATACAATCATCGGATTCACAGGGAAAAGGGGGTCGTACTCGGCGAGACGGTGTATCCATGCAGCCGCAGCAGCCGGAAGGCCATGGCTGTGTCATCCACGTCTCTTACAGCGGAGTTCCTTGCCCAGCAAATCCCGTCTTCAGTCCAGTGGCTACAGCATCAGTAAAGAAGTTAGAAGGAACTTTCCCCATGAAGTGACGAATAGTTTAAGCACTATCAACAAGGCACAGTTATGGATGAGAAAGTAAACCTGTGGACATAGTCCAAGCACTGTTTAATTTCTTGCTTGAAGTAGCGCGAGATTCCAAGACGCTCCAGCCGATCGACGACCCAGATGTGTTCAAAGAGATCGACCGGGTAAACATTGGGAACTGAAATGTGCCAATCAAGGTGAACAATGCACACAGGATCAGGAATTGCCAAAAAAAGAACTCAATCCCATCCAATATCAGTGCAGTTAATGGTCATGGATCTCTTacctcctccattgaatttcttgACGATTCTGTCGATGTACTCGAAGCATTTTGCGTCACCAGTTTGCTTGAGAGCAAAGGCTGTAGCCGAAGGAGAATAGAGGAAGGACCCATCACTAGACTGGAGCCTGAGGATCTTGTGCCAGTCCACCCCGGGCATACCTTCAAGGGAATGCAGGATCGTCGTTGGAATTCTGTGCATCATCTCCATCGGAATCCTACTCGAGTAATTAATAATTAATCAGGAAACATGTTAAGTAATCTGCATCTCTAGCAGGACTGATGCAGAGGGCAGGGGTGATCCTCCTTTTCTAAAGAAAAAAAAGTCTAGGAGGACTGGAGCACAATAAGGGGTGATCATACCTCTTGAGCTTCACTTCTCTGTTGGCATATATGCGCTGCAGAGCATGGTGATCATACGGGAACCCAATGCCCAAGCTCTTGGCCACCTCCAGGAGAGAAGGAAACGCAATCTCGAAGCCGATGGGCATCGACTCCAGGTCTTCCTCTGCTAGCCTCCACATGTTCTCTTCCAGAAAAGAGAGCCCTGAAAAGAAAAACGGAATGCATCGTGCGTACATTTAGTTGAAAGACCCTGCTGTATTTGGTACTTTAGCAGAGCAGCTGAGTGTATTGGTTTGTAGATTTGCATTACCTCTACTGCATTTATCAGGGCCAAGAGACCACTTTGTGAGAGCCACGACACAGGCAAGGGTGTTGGTGATCCGGTCATAGGCGGAGAACAGGGCAGCGTCTCCCCAGGAGCCGTCTGGGAGCTGGTTGTCGAGAATCCAC
The sequence above is drawn from the Triticum aestivum cultivar Chinese Spring chromosome 7A, IWGSC CS RefSeq v2.1, whole genome shotgun sequence genome and encodes:
- the LOC123149798 gene encoding ent-copalyl diphosphate synthase 1, chloroplastic, whose product is MQLHLLPPAWVPSSYAANGPRPRALAVKGPCRFSGKGDAALVETAGSRVALQIAQATSVSSAKGLQTNLVRNDIQILERTEEPCDLDDYCVIPGAEFGQPLVNQVRMMLGSMSDGEISVSAYDTAWVALVPRLDDGDSPQFPATLRWILDNQLPDGSWGDAALFSAYDRITNTLACVVALTKWSLGPDKCSRGLSFLEENMWRLAEEDLESMPIGFEIAFPSLLEVAKSLGIGFPYDHHALQRIYANREVKLKRIPMEMMHRIPTTILHSLEGMPGVDWHKILRLQSSDGSFLYSPSATAFALKQTGDAKCFEYIDRIVKKFNGGVPNVYPVDLFEHIWVVDRLERLGISRYFKQEIKQCLDYVHSHWTEDGICWARNSAVRDVDDTAMAFRLLRLHGYTVSPSVFEKFEKDGEFFCFAGQSTQAVTGMYNLNRASQLRFPGEDVLQRAGRFSYEFLREREAQGTIRDKWIIAKDLPGEVKYTLDFPWYASLPRVEARAYLDQYGGENDVWIGKTLYRMPLVNNNTYLELAKRDFNRCQVQHQLEWHGLQKWFIENGLETFGVALRDVLRAYFLAAACIFEPSRATERLAWAKVSVLANIITKYLHSDLSGNEMMERFMHGGLHEGNSTISWRKGDAKEDILVGVLQQFIDLLAQETLPVGEGPMYINNLLRCAWIEWMMQLINREDDTYDSSVIQAGSCMVHDKQTFLLLVKIIEICGGRIGEASSMINSKDGACFIQLASSICDNLHHKMLLSQDTETNEAAMSHMDEKIEAGMQELTQNFLQTHDDGASSETKRTLLSVVRSCYYAANCPRHVFDRHVSKVIFEHVF